One Candida dubliniensis CD36 chromosome 1, complete sequence genomic region harbors:
- a CDS encoding Nuclear pore-associated, member of a complex involved in transcription and mRNA export, putative (Similar to S. cerevisiae THP1;~Similar to C. albicans THP1) — protein MSVVQFINEINQTYNISNNQQKIDQLTKLLSINPQQNKYILIIYNCKSIPSTITTLYDDDWPIFNSILINFIKLCHLMDPWSLLKSFDLYINYLNDLSIGFNNNSYGWLLSNIITNTINLMIPWAKKLDLIMYFKEKGGKFRLNYMAGIILKIFNNNIIRINDSNDYKKSILLILGNNLCYIYFKLDKPLLCQNIFNNMRNIINLNFNQFNLNQQLKYRYYLSRYYLIKYQLIESFNHLQWCLINTTNFKNQKLILELLLPISLIVGKIPNFNYLSENGFDDDSNNSNNNNNNNNNNNFPFIKMYQCLSKTIITGNYLEFKQLINCNSKNYHYLKDKNLLLLLMNKMEILLLRNLIKKIWIILNKPTTMNYLIIPIEGHYNDELYLENVFVTLIDSNLIKGKLTSSKTVVLSKTDPFPNVFNIYKLKYGNNNNSNSNQWI, from the coding sequence ATGAGTGTggttcaatttattaatgaaatcaatcaaacttataatatatcaaataatcaacaaaaaattgatcaattaactaaattattatctatAAATCctcaacaaaacaaatatattcttataatttataattgtaAATCTATACCATCAACCATTACTACAttatatgatgatgattggccaattttcaattcaattttaattaattttattaaattatgtCATTTAATGGATCCTTGgtcattattaaaatcatttgatttatatatcaattatttaaatgatttatcaataggtttcaataataattcttatGGTTggttattatcaaatattattaccaatactataaatttaatgattcCTTGGGCGAAAAAATTAGATTTAATAATGtattttaaagaaaaaggtgGTAAATTTCGTTTAAATTATATGGCAGGaattattttaaaaatatttaataataatattattagaattaatgattcaaatgattataaaaaatccattttattaattttaggaaataatttatgttatatttatttcaaattagataaaccattattatgtcaaaatatttttaataatatgaggaatataatcaatttaaattttaatcaatttaatcttaatcaacaattgaaatatcGATATTATTTATCTCgatattatttaataaaatatcaattaattgaaagttTTAATCATTTACAATGGTGTTTAATTAATacaacaaattttaaaaatcaaaaattaatccttgaattattattacctATAAGTTTAATCGTTGGTAAAATACcaaattttaattatttatcagaaaatggatttgatgatgatagtaataatagtaataataataataataataataataataataatttcccCTTTATTAAAATGTATCAATGTTTATCTAAAACTATTATAACAGGAAATTATCttgaatttaaacaattaattaattgtaattcaaaaaattatcattatttaaaagataaaaatttattattattattaatgaataaaatggaaatacttttattaagaaatttaattaaaaaaatttggatAATTCTTAATAAACCTACTAcaatgaattatttaattatacCAATTGAAGGTCattataatgatgaattatatTTAGAAAATGTTTTCGTTAcattaattgattctaatttaattaaaggGAAATTAACTAGTAGTAAAACTGTGGTATTAAGTAAAACTGATCCATTCCCTaatgttttcaatatttataaattgaaatatggtaataataataatagtaattcaaatcaatggATTTAA